A genomic stretch from Candidatus Zixiibacteriota bacterium includes:
- a CDS encoding zf-HC2 domain-containing protein, with amino-acid sequence MMPFGKSPKGRSCKQLAEDLVLYYYGELEAGDRPRVEAHVERCVSCRGFLDDLRRLLPAMAKSDPLPESFWDDYYREMVAKLSAYQERRSWWKEFLAPMRSWAIPAFGTAMAVVLGLGLTLTSLKWNKARQPEPIPQEILSDANKLEFFKSMDLVEAWIQLEQQDGSRLESGQSRNL; translated from the coding sequence ATGATGCCGTTTGGAAAATCGCCGAAAGGAAGGAGCTGCAAGCAGCTTGCGGAAGACCTGGTGCTCTATTATTACGGCGAGCTCGAGGCCGGGGATCGGCCGCGCGTCGAGGCTCACGTGGAACGGTGCGTCTCGTGCCGCGGTTTTCTCGACGACCTGCGCCGCCTGCTTCCGGCGATGGCCAAGAGCGACCCGCTGCCGGAGAGCTTCTGGGACGACTATTACCGGGAAATGGTGGCCAAGCTTTCGGCCTATCAGGAGCGCCGCTCGTGGTGGAAAGAGTTCCTGGCGCCGATGCGGTCGTGGGCGATTCCGGCTTTCGGGACGGCCATGGCGGTGGTTTTGGGTCTTGGGCTGACGCTCACGAGCCTGAAGTGGAACAAGGCGCGGCAGCCGGAACCGATTCCTCAGGAGATCCTGTCGGACGCGAACAAGCTGGAGTTCTTCAAGTCGATGGACCTGGTGGAGGCGTGGATCCAGCTCGAGCAGCAGGACGGGTCGAGGCTGGAATCGGGACAATCGCGTAACCTCTGA
- a CDS encoding sigma-70 family RNA polymerase sigma factor, which yields MDRSSLQNARDEELVALCQQGRAEVFEILVSRYMQKAFRIAMDFTRDVEDAKDLSQEAFLRAFSRIRQFDGRSSFYTWFYRLVVNLCLDYTRRRGRVIWQRLERETDEGPELKELVDTASSPDGEAIAVEARRRADETLKAMPKKQRTAFLLRNHQGLSIADIAKVLKTTEGTVRVYLHRAVAALRQSLLEFV from the coding sequence ATGGATAGATCCTCTCTCCAGAACGCTCGGGACGAGGAGCTGGTGGCTTTGTGCCAGCAGGGCCGGGCGGAGGTCTTCGAGATACTGGTCTCGCGGTACATGCAAAAAGCGTTTCGCATCGCGATGGATTTCACCCGTGACGTGGAGGACGCCAAGGACCTCTCTCAGGAAGCATTCTTGCGCGCCTTTTCACGGATCAGGCAGTTCGACGGCCGCTCCAGCTTCTATACATGGTTCTATCGCCTGGTGGTGAATCTCTGTCTGGACTATACCCGGCGCCGGGGCAGGGTGATCTGGCAGCGACTGGAAAGGGAGACCGATGAGGGCCCGGAGCTCAAAGAGCTGGTCGACACCGCGTCTTCGCCCGACGGCGAAGCCATCGCGGTGGAAGCCAGACGACGGGCCGACGAAACGCTCAAAGCAATGCCGAAGAAGCAGCGCACGGCGTTCCTCCTCCGCAACCACCAGGGGCTTTCGATTGCGGACATCGCCAAGGTTCTCAAGACCACCGAGGGAACGGTGCGGGTCTATCTCCACCGCGCGGTGGCGGCGCTCAGGCAAAGTCTGCTGGAGTTCGTTTAG